A single Gemmatimonadota bacterium DNA region contains:
- the nuoB gene encoding NADH-quinone oxidoreductase subunit NuoB gives MGLTARPDSALKRVEYDPQSQDGWVTTRLDFLVNWGRANSLWPMPFGTACCAIEFMATAAADFDLARFGMERMSFSPRQSDVLICAGRVPFKLAPIIRRIWQQMAQPKWAIAMGACASTGNMFDNYAVVQGIDTIIPVDVYVPGCPPRPEGLLYGIQMLQKKVMSERMSDRVLRDEMEPDPTTQLYIPPPAIDEISEPFGNSINQTRSTP, from the coding sequence ATGGGATTGACCGCTCGCCCGGATTCGGCGCTCAAGCGCGTCGAGTACGATCCCCAGTCGCAGGACGGCTGGGTCACAACGCGGCTCGATTTCCTCGTCAATTGGGGCCGGGCAAACTCTCTCTGGCCCATGCCGTTCGGGACCGCATGCTGCGCTATCGAGTTCATGGCGACAGCAGCCGCCGACTTCGACCTTGCACGATTCGGCATGGAGCGAATGTCGTTCTCGCCGCGCCAGTCCGACGTGCTGATCTGCGCCGGACGAGTGCCGTTCAAGCTGGCGCCGATCATCCGCCGCATCTGGCAGCAGATGGCCCAGCCCAAGTGGGCGATCGCGATGGGCGCGTGCGCATCCACCGGCAACATGTTCGACAATTACGCAGTGGTGCAGGGAATCGACACGATCATTCCAGTCGATGTCTACGTACCCGGTTGCCCGCCGCGTCCCGAAGGTTTGCTGTACGGGATCCAGATGCTCCAGAAGAAAGTCATGAGCGAGCGCATGTCCGACCGCGTGCTGCGGGACGAGATGGAACCCGATCCCACCACCCAGCTGTACATCCCACCGCCGGCGATCGACGAGATTTCGGAGCCGTTCGGCAACTCGATCAATCAGACGCGTTCAACGCCGTGA
- a CDS encoding NADH-quinone oxidoreductase subunit A, giving the protein MAREYFPVLLLLGFVVMNAVLIIGVSALTIRKRPTPVKRAVYESGIPAIGDARERFSVAFYMIAMLFIIFDIETVFMIPWAAAFRQLSCSAELVGGMCPAGSTSFFGLGEMLIFMAILVVGFVYVWKKGALRWD; this is encoded by the coding sequence ATGGCGCGAGAATACTTTCCAGTCCTGCTGTTGCTCGGCTTCGTAGTCATGAACGCCGTCCTCATTATCGGAGTTTCAGCCCTTACGATTCGCAAGCGGCCGACCCCGGTAAAGCGTGCCGTATACGAATCCGGAATCCCGGCAATCGGAGACGCGCGAGAGCGCTTCTCGGTCGCGTTCTACATGATCGCGATGCTGTTCATCATATTCGACATCGAAACCGTCTTCATGATTCCCTGGGCGGCCGCATTCCGCCAGCTGTCATGCAGCGCGGAGCTCGTGGGCGGCATGTGCCCCGCGGGCTCGACGTCGTTCTTTGGCCTCGGCGAGATGCTCATATTCATGGCAATCCTCGTCGTCGGCTTCGTGTACGTGTGGAAGAAAGGAGCACTCAGATGGGATTGA
- the dcd gene encoding dCTP deaminase, with the protein MSIQSDRWIIEQAAKGMIEPFENSQVRSGVISYGVSSYGYDMRVSNQFKIFTNVLNSIVDPKQFDPKSFVEFEGDVCIVPANSFALACSVEYFRIPRDVVTLCVGKSTYARCGIITNVTPFEPEWEGFVTLEISNTTPLPARIYANEGIAQVMFFKGDEPPITSYKDKKGKYQGQSGVTLPRL; encoded by the coding sequence ATGTCCATTCAGTCTGATCGCTGGATCATCGAGCAAGCCGCGAAGGGGATGATCGAACCATTCGAGAACAGCCAGGTTCGCTCAGGGGTCATCTCCTACGGCGTGAGCTCCTACGGTTACGACATGCGCGTGTCGAACCAGTTCAAGATCTTCACCAACGTTCTCAACTCGATCGTGGATCCCAAGCAGTTCGATCCCAAGTCGTTCGTGGAGTTCGAGGGTGATGTCTGCATCGTCCCGGCCAACTCCTTCGCGCTGGCGTGCTCGGTCGAGTACTTCCGCATCCCGCGCGACGTGGTAACGCTCTGCGTCGGCAAATCGACCTACGCGCGCTGCGGAATTATCACAAATGTGACACCGTTTGAGCCCGAATGGGAAGGCTTCGTCACGCTCGAGATCTCCAACACTACCCCGCTTCCGGCCCGGATCTACGCCAACGAGGGGATTGCGCAGGTGATGTTCTTCAAGGGCGACGAGCCGCCCATCACGTCCTACAAGGACAAGAAGGGCAAGTACCAGGGGCAGTCGGGGGTGACGCTGCCGAGGCTGTAG
- a CDS encoding S8 family serine peptidase, which produces MPSASIQAARGDTIPGSYIIVFRSDSAPSAAATTRHVSHLLAIGGGRLHFVYDALHGYAVDGLTAAGVGKVRADPAVAYVEPDMIVRPDNAQYNPGVGLDRIDQQYLPLDSTFTFAGSFDGYGVNVYIIDSGVRPAVANMSFGGIPSAFAVRDAINNVTGAGIPFVKSAGNDSANAYLDRGNRANLELVVGATDPTNDTYASFSDSGSTINIWAPGVRVSVADQLNPGYGKQANGTSFSAPYVSGFIAALLSKYPTMSSSAVYSQTLNGSTQNVIIGLPSGNNNRLLYAVVP; this is translated from the coding sequence GTGCCTTCTGCGTCGATCCAGGCCGCTCGCGGCGATACGATCCCGGGGAGCTACATCATTGTGTTCCGGTCAGACTCGGCGCCCAGCGCCGCGGCGACGACGCGACACGTGAGTCATTTACTGGCGATAGGCGGCGGTCGATTACACTTCGTCTATGACGCACTGCACGGCTACGCCGTGGACGGTCTAACGGCGGCAGGGGTAGGTAAGGTTAGAGCGGATCCCGCCGTGGCGTACGTCGAACCGGATATGATTGTGCGTCCTGATAACGCGCAGTACAATCCAGGAGTCGGCCTCGATCGGATCGACCAACAGTATTTGCCGCTCGATTCGACCTTTACATTTGCGGGTTCGTTTGACGGTTACGGTGTTAACGTTTACATCATCGACTCTGGAGTGCGGCCAGCAGTAGCGAACATGAGCTTCGGAGGTATACCGAGCGCATTCGCAGTTCGCGACGCAATCAATAACGTAACCGGAGCTGGCATCCCATTCGTCAAGTCGGCGGGCAACGATTCAGCCAATGCCTATTTGGATCGCGGTAACCGTGCCAACCTCGAGTTGGTTGTCGGCGCGACCGATCCAACCAACGACACGTATGCGTCGTTTTCCGACTCTGGATCAACGATCAACATCTGGGCACCGGGCGTGCGGGTATCGGTGGCCGATCAGCTCAATCCCGGTTACGGGAAACAAGCTAATGGTACATCATTCAGCGCGCCCTATGTATCCGGATTTATAGCGGCGTTGCTCTCGAAATACCCTACGATGTCATCGTCTGCGGTGTATAGCCAAACGTTGAACGGCAGCACTCAGAACGTCATCATCGGTTTGCCGAGTGGTAATAACAATCGGCTCCTATACGCCGTTGTTCCCTAA
- a CDS encoding cytochrome C oxidase subunit III, whose translation MKPIRVVADVSQLPDVTFGPRSTTWWGTVGFMVTEGLTLVICAFAYLYLRKNFYHYPPEGTRLPSLGIPVIQLIVMLLSIIPMFFAARYARRLDVNGTRIALLIALVIKLAILVLRWYEFPALNTQWNSDAYGSAAWIVMGFHTTLLILDVAEDAGFALILWTGRARARTMSDVVDDVLYWYFTVAAWVPLFVLLFLYPRWT comes from the coding sequence ATGAAGCCGATACGTGTCGTCGCCGACGTCTCTCAGCTGCCCGACGTGACGTTCGGGCCGCGCAGCACTACGTGGTGGGGTACGGTCGGCTTCATGGTCACCGAAGGACTCACACTCGTCATCTGCGCGTTTGCGTATCTCTATCTGCGCAAGAACTTCTACCACTATCCGCCGGAGGGAACGCGGCTGCCGAGTCTCGGCATTCCGGTCATTCAACTGATCGTGATGCTGCTCAGCATCATTCCGATGTTCTTCGCGGCGCGGTACGCCCGGCGGCTCGACGTGAACGGTACGCGCATCGCGCTTCTGATCGCTCTGGTGATCAAGCTGGCGATTCTCGTGCTTCGCTGGTACGAATTTCCTGCTCTCAACACGCAATGGAACAGTGACGCGTACGGGTCGGCCGCGTGGATCGTGATGGGATTTCACACGACTCTGCTGATTCTCGACGTCGCCGAGGATGCAGGGTTCGCGCTGATATTGTGGACGGGGCGCGCACGAGCGCGGACGATGTCCGACGTCGTCGATGACGTGCTGTACTGGTACTTCACCGTTGCGGCGTGGGTGCCGCTGTTCGTGCTGTTGTTCCTGTATCCGCGGTGGACGTGA
- the ctaD gene encoding cytochrome c oxidase subunit I: protein MAELERTWRSSHTGLWGWLTTTDNKSIAKRYIITAFMMFLLGGIDAAMMRLQLSRPENHILGPDLYNQFFSTHGTTMMFLFAVPMMTAMGLYFVPLMVGSREVAFPRLNAFGYYTYLIGCVFLYVEFLMNTGIDVGWFAYVPLAGPQFSAGKRADVWAQTVTFTEIAGIIAAIQIIVTAFKQRAPGMSLNRIPLFVWSMVVVSFMIVFAMPWVAVASQFLAMDRAIDTHLFNPAEGGDAILWQHLFWFFGHPEVYIIFIPGLGMISSIITTFTRRQIFGYPAMVLSLVATAVLAFGLWVHHMFATPLPQLGESFFTAASVTIAIPTGVQIFCWIATLWSGRVRLATPMLFVLGFFIVFIIGGLTGVMVASVPFDLQVHDTYFVVAHFHYVLLGGAVFPLFGAFYYWFPKVTGRMLSETLGKWQFWLFLIGVNVTFFPMHILGLEGMTRRVYTYLAATGWGTLNLLASIGAVIIASSVIVFLVNVVRSLRAGAIAGNNPWDSDTLEWATTSPPGPCSFPDIPVVTSRDGLWEQRDDVPVMTGLRTDRREVLVTTIHNAEPESRHEMPGDTIWPLLLALAVGGAFIGAVYAPIGLVIGTIVALPIALGWAWPDPPKGPAMVDDVR, encoded by the coding sequence ATGGCTGAACTCGAACGAACCTGGCGCAGCAGTCACACAGGCCTGTGGGGCTGGCTGACCACGACCGACAACAAGAGTATCGCGAAGCGCTACATCATCACCGCGTTCATGATGTTCCTGCTCGGCGGGATCGACGCCGCAATGATGCGGCTTCAGCTCTCGCGGCCGGAAAACCACATACTCGGCCCCGATCTGTACAATCAGTTCTTTTCCACGCACGGAACGACGATGATGTTTCTCTTCGCCGTTCCGATGATGACCGCTATGGGACTTTATTTCGTCCCATTGATGGTAGGATCTCGCGAGGTCGCGTTTCCGCGGTTGAACGCGTTCGGATATTACACATATCTGATCGGTTGCGTGTTTCTGTACGTCGAGTTCCTGATGAACACCGGAATCGACGTCGGCTGGTTCGCATATGTACCGCTTGCCGGTCCGCAATTCTCCGCGGGCAAACGCGCCGACGTGTGGGCGCAGACCGTGACGTTCACTGAGATCGCCGGCATCATCGCCGCCATCCAGATCATCGTGACCGCGTTCAAGCAGCGCGCACCTGGAATGTCGCTCAATCGTATTCCGCTGTTCGTCTGGTCGATGGTCGTCGTGTCATTCATGATCGTGTTCGCGATGCCCTGGGTCGCTGTCGCGAGCCAGTTTCTCGCGATGGACCGCGCGATCGACACGCACCTCTTCAATCCCGCGGAAGGCGGCGACGCGATACTGTGGCAGCACCTTTTCTGGTTCTTCGGGCATCCGGAGGTGTACATCATCTTCATCCCCGGACTCGGGATGATCTCCAGCATCATCACGACCTTCACGCGACGACAGATATTCGGATATCCCGCGATGGTGCTGTCGCTCGTGGCGACCGCGGTGCTCGCGTTCGGACTCTGGGTGCATCACATGTTCGCAACCCCGCTACCGCAACTCGGCGAGAGTTTCTTCACGGCGGCAAGCGTCACTATCGCCATTCCGACCGGTGTGCAGATATTCTGCTGGATCGCGACGCTGTGGTCCGGCCGCGTGCGACTTGCTACGCCGATGCTATTCGTGCTCGGTTTCTTCATCGTATTCATTATCGGCGGCCTCACGGGAGTGATGGTCGCGTCGGTGCCGTTCGATCTGCAGGTACACGACACGTATTTCGTCGTCGCCCACTTCCACTACGTACTGCTCGGCGGAGCGGTGTTCCCTCTCTTCGGCGCATTCTACTACTGGTTTCCCAAAGTCACCGGGCGAATGCTCAGCGAGACGCTCGGCAAATGGCAATTCTGGCTCTTCCTGATCGGAGTGAACGTGACGTTCTTTCCGATGCATATCCTGGGACTCGAAGGGATGACGCGACGCGTTTACACGTATCTCGCGGCGACTGGATGGGGTACTCTCAACCTGCTCGCGAGCATCGGCGCGGTCATAATCGCGAGCAGCGTGATAGTGTTTCTCGTCAACGTCGTCAGGTCGCTGCGTGCAGGCGCGATCGCTGGCAACAATCCGTGGGATTCCGACACACTCGAGTGGGCGACGACGTCACCGCCAGGCCCGTGCAGCTTTCCGGACATTCCCGTTGTCACGAGCCGCGACGGTCTGTGGGAACAACGCGATGACGTACCTGTGATGACCGGGCTTCGGACCGACCGTCGCGAAGTGCTCGTAACGACGATTCACAACGCGGAGCCGGAGAGCAGGCACGAAATGCCCGGCGATACCATCTGGCCGTTGCTGCTCGCACTTGCGGTAGGTGGTGCGTTCATCGGCGCCGTGTACGCCCCGATCGGTCTTGTCATCGGCACGATCGTCGCGCTTCCCATTGCGCTCGGCTGGGCCTGGCCCGACCCGCCGAAAGGGCCCGCAATGGTGGACGACGTACGATGA
- the coxB gene encoding cytochrome c oxidase subunit II, translating into MQLQIPPAWAGHESVFRPSSEPAHAVFGLFTFMMTVSVIVYVVVIVATFTAVRRSRGSGAAPATQDRERSLHRAVTAATAATVLILFAYLLYDFGVGRAVAAPRDAANALQIDVVGHQWWWEVQYQDTAPQRLLATANEIHVPIHRPVLIDLSSNDVIHSFWIPNLNGKKDLIPGHHNDAWFEADTAGVYRGQCAEFCGLEHAKMAIVIVAETPEQYSAWYNAQLQPPQLPTDSLRLAGQKVFLSAPCVMCHAIGGTPAGATMGPNLTHVGSRMTLAAGVLPNTPSNLESWIADPQRVKPGANMPATHLSRADLRAVTAYLEGLK; encoded by the coding sequence ATGCAGCTGCAGATTCCGCCGGCATGGGCAGGCCACGAGTCGGTCTTTCGGCCGTCGAGCGAGCCGGCACATGCGGTGTTCGGTCTCTTTACCTTCATGATGACCGTCTCGGTCATCGTCTACGTCGTCGTAATCGTTGCGACGTTCACTGCGGTCCGGCGCTCGCGTGGCTCCGGAGCCGCCCCCGCGACGCAGGATCGCGAGCGGTCGTTGCATCGCGCTGTCACCGCCGCGACCGCGGCAACCGTACTGATACTCTTCGCGTATCTCCTCTACGACTTCGGTGTCGGCCGCGCGGTCGCCGCACCGCGCGATGCAGCGAATGCGCTGCAGATCGACGTCGTGGGCCACCAGTGGTGGTGGGAAGTCCAGTATCAGGACACTGCGCCGCAGCGACTTCTTGCGACGGCAAACGAGATTCACGTCCCGATTCACCGTCCAGTGCTGATCGACCTTTCGTCGAACGACGTGATCCACAGCTTCTGGATTCCGAACCTCAACGGCAAGAAGGACCTCATTCCCGGCCATCACAACGATGCATGGTTCGAGGCCGACACTGCAGGGGTGTATCGCGGTCAGTGCGCCGAGTTCTGCGGGTTGGAGCATGCGAAGATGGCGATCGTCATCGTGGCTGAAACTCCGGAACAGTACAGCGCGTGGTACAACGCCCAACTCCAGCCACCACAGCTGCCCACCGATTCGCTTCGATTGGCGGGTCAGAAAGTCTTTCTGTCAGCGCCGTGCGTCATGTGCCACGCCATTGGCGGGACGCCTGCGGGAGCGACTATGGGCCCGAACCTCACACATGTGGGAAGCCGAATGACGCTGGCGGCGGGGGTCCTTCCCAACACTCCCTCCAACCTGGAGTCGTGGATCGCGGACCCGCAGCGCGTCAAGCCCGGCGCGAACATGCCGGCGACCCATCTCTCTCGCGCTGATCTTCGCGCAGTGACAGCCTACCTGGAGGGCCTCAAGTGA
- a CDS encoding c-type cytochrome: MWRIATVGLFTLVGMIACEREHRTFHGTPASNATPAVRVTSLEPGPVVVTDSAPGPYGGNAYGMSQGKQLFTQMNCVGCHAHGGGAMGPALMDMTWIYGSNPDQVFATIQEGRPNGMPSFRGKLTNDQIWQLVAYVRSMSGIGRRDVRSGRADEMYGRSSEQNTKTGKPKTTGPASASEMP, translated from the coding sequence ATGTGGCGAATCGCAACCGTTGGTCTTTTCACACTGGTCGGTATGATCGCGTGCGAGCGAGAGCATCGCACATTTCACGGAACGCCGGCGTCCAACGCGACACCGGCGGTTCGCGTGACTTCACTCGAGCCCGGACCGGTGGTGGTGACCGACAGTGCACCGGGGCCCTACGGTGGAAACGCGTACGGAATGTCGCAGGGCAAACAGCTCTTCACGCAGATGAATTGCGTGGGATGTCACGCGCACGGTGGCGGGGCGATGGGGCCGGCGCTCATGGACATGACCTGGATCTACGGCAGCAATCCGGACCAGGTATTCGCGACGATTCAGGAAGGACGCCCCAACGGCATGCCATCATTCCGCGGCAAGCTCACCAACGATCAGATCTGGCAGCTTGTCGCGTACGTGCGGTCGATGAGTGGCATCGGCAGGCGCGACGTTCGAAGCGGACGCGCGGATGAGATGTACGGGCGGTCGTCGGAGCAAAACACCAAAACAGGAAAACCGAAAACGACGGGCCCGGCGTCCGCGTCCGAGATGCCGTGA
- a CDS encoding methanol/ethanol family PQQ-dependent dehydrogenase, with translation MRRASWVRVITGSGTVIVVALAALACSAPERGERQPARAAGVVTPPTTDTRANPLPETGDWTQPAKDYANTRYSGLDSINASNVSRLALVSTFSTSVLRGHEAAPLVVNNTLYVVTPFPDILYAIDLTKAGWPVKWTYKPNPASAAQGVACCDVVNRGATYYDGALYYNTLDDHVVAVDANTGAERWNVKVGDINTGETLTMAPLVAKGKVIVGNSGGELGVRGWIQALDAKTGRTIWKAYATGPDKDVLIGPRFKPFYASDRGTDLGVNTWKGDQWKTGGGGAWGWVSFDPSLNLIYYGTANPGPWNSNQRPGDNKWTSTIFARDIDTGEAVWAYQVSPHDLHDYDAVNENVLLNLPIDGTTRKVLVHPDRDGYMYVIDRTNGEVLSTAAFAPVNAVDSINMKTGRPANNPQKHPDLNVTVRDICPAPPGGKDWQPSAYSPRTGLLYVPHNNLCYDAEAVPASYIEGTPYVGMNEKIYAGAGGNGGVFSAWDPVHAREVWSLPERFPVWSGALVTAGDVVFYGTMDGWFKAVDARNGRLLWKAKTASGIVGQPTTFVGPDHKQYVAILIGVGGWAGAIVAGDLDPKDSTAGGGLANAMKDLPKYTTKGGALYVFGIK, from the coding sequence GTGCGACGAGCGTCCTGGGTTCGCGTTATAACGGGTTCTGGAACTGTGATCGTTGTGGCGCTTGCCGCACTCGCGTGCAGCGCGCCGGAACGGGGTGAGCGGCAGCCGGCTCGCGCAGCCGGCGTTGTAACCCCGCCAACCACGGACACACGGGCCAACCCTCTGCCCGAGACCGGCGACTGGACGCAACCCGCAAAGGATTACGCCAACACGCGGTACAGCGGACTCGACAGCATCAACGCGTCGAACGTCTCCCGGTTGGCTCTCGTGTCGACGTTCTCGACTTCTGTCTTGCGCGGACACGAGGCTGCGCCTCTGGTCGTGAACAACACGCTGTACGTCGTAACACCATTCCCGGACATCCTGTACGCCATCGACCTCACCAAGGCTGGCTGGCCGGTGAAGTGGACCTACAAACCAAACCCCGCATCCGCCGCTCAGGGGGTGGCGTGCTGCGACGTTGTAAATCGCGGCGCGACATACTATGACGGCGCGCTCTACTACAACACGCTCGACGACCACGTCGTCGCCGTCGACGCCAACACAGGCGCCGAGCGGTGGAACGTCAAGGTCGGTGATATCAACACCGGGGAAACGCTGACGATGGCGCCCCTCGTTGCGAAGGGAAAGGTCATCGTCGGCAACAGCGGCGGCGAGCTTGGAGTGCGCGGCTGGATTCAGGCGCTCGATGCAAAAACGGGTCGCACGATCTGGAAGGCGTACGCTACCGGCCCCGACAAGGACGTGCTCATCGGTCCTCGTTTCAAGCCGTTCTACGCTAGCGATCGCGGGACCGACCTCGGCGTCAACACGTGGAAGGGCGATCAGTGGAAGACTGGCGGCGGTGGCGCGTGGGGCTGGGTGTCGTTCGATCCGTCGCTCAATCTCATCTATTACGGTACCGCCAACCCTGGTCCGTGGAATTCGAATCAGCGTCCCGGCGACAACAAGTGGACGTCGACGATCTTTGCGCGGGATATCGACACAGGTGAGGCGGTATGGGCCTACCAGGTGAGCCCGCACGACCTGCACGACTACGACGCCGTAAACGAGAACGTGTTGTTGAATCTTCCGATCGACGGCACGACGCGAAAGGTGCTCGTGCATCCGGATCGCGACGGCTACATGTACGTGATCGATCGAACCAACGGAGAGGTTCTATCGACCGCGGCCTTTGCACCGGTGAACGCGGTGGACAGCATCAACATGAAGACCGGCCGGCCGGCCAACAATCCGCAGAAGCACCCGGATCTCAACGTAACCGTGCGCGACATCTGTCCTGCGCCACCCGGCGGGAAGGACTGGCAGCCTTCCGCGTATTCACCGCGTACCGGTCTGCTGTACGTGCCGCACAACAATCTATGCTACGACGCGGAGGCGGTTCCTGCGAGCTACATCGAGGGAACTCCGTACGTCGGGATGAACGAGAAGATCTACGCTGGTGCGGGTGGGAACGGCGGTGTGTTCTCCGCCTGGGATCCCGTTCATGCGCGCGAGGTCTGGTCGCTTCCTGAACGTTTCCCCGTTTGGAGCGGAGCGCTCGTTACAGCAGGGGATGTCGTCTTCTACGGCACGATGGATGGCTGGTTCAAGGCGGTGGATGCACGGAACGGCAGACTTCTCTGGAAGGCCAAGACCGCATCCGGCATCGTCGGGCAACCGACGACGTTCGTGGGGCCCGATCACAAGCAATACGTCGCAATTCTGATCGGCGTCGGTGGCTGGGCGGGGGCGATTGTGGCGGGCGACCTCGATCCAAAGGATTCAACCGCCGGCGGCGGCCTCGCCAACGCGATGAAGGATCTCCCGAAATACACGACCAAGGGCGGCGCGCTCTATGTCTTCGGGATCAAGTAG
- a CDS encoding succinate dehydrogenase/fumarate reductase iron-sulfur subunit: MNLKLHVWRQPSAKDTGRIETYEARDVSPDMSFLEMLDVVNEELIVAGKRPIAFDHDCREGICGSCGMMINGVAHGPQRATAACQLHMRTFKDGDEIIIEPWRARAFPIIKDLVVDRSAFDRIIQRGGYVSVNTGGAPDGNDILVGKSSADHAMDAAACIGCGACVAACPNASSSLFTGAKITHLGKLPQGQPERDRRVIGMVEQMDIEGFGNCSWFGECQEACPKEISLDVIKQMNRDYVAASARASSNE; this comes from the coding sequence ATGAACCTCAAGCTTCACGTCTGGCGCCAACCATCGGCAAAGGACACGGGCAGGATCGAGACATACGAAGCGCGAGACGTTTCGCCGGACATGTCGTTCCTGGAGATGCTGGACGTCGTGAACGAGGAACTGATCGTCGCCGGCAAGCGACCCATCGCATTCGATCATGATTGCAGGGAAGGGATCTGCGGATCGTGCGGCATGATGATCAACGGCGTCGCGCATGGTCCGCAGCGGGCCACTGCCGCGTGTCAGCTGCACATGCGCACGTTCAAGGATGGTGACGAGATCATAATCGAGCCGTGGCGGGCGCGTGCGTTCCCGATCATCAAGGATCTGGTGGTGGATCGCAGCGCTTTCGACCGCATCATCCAGCGCGGTGGTTACGTGAGCGTGAACACTGGTGGCGCGCCGGACGGCAACGACATTCTGGTTGGCAAGTCGAGCGCCGACCATGCGATGGATGCTGCAGCCTGCATCGGCTGCGGTGCGTGCGTGGCTGCGTGTCCCAATGCATCGTCGTCGCTGTTCACGGGAGCCAAGATCACGCATCTCGGCAAGCTGCCCCAGGGTCAGCCGGAGCGCGACCGTCGCGTGATCGGCATGGTCGAGCAGATGGATATCGAAGGGTTCGGAAATTGCTCGTGGTTCGGTGAGTGTCAGGAAGCGTGCCCCAAGGAGATCAGCCTCGACGTGATCAAGCAGATGAACCGCGATTACGTCGCCGCGTCGGCACGCGCCTCCAGCAACGAGTAA